One part of the Magallana gigas chromosome 5, xbMagGiga1.1, whole genome shotgun sequence genome encodes these proteins:
- the LOC105332614 gene encoding uncharacterized protein yields the protein MFTFMNPVENYIKEIRVPCKLEPSERATTTLPFVFESRSSSRVHSAQSPEMMSSSSSSSSTFLHPFARRQEIPAVKKQLHREIVYFFGCNKEFSRNKAAEKYYKDLHTVGISGNLENEASRQLYRCSTNCPRQRILLKRRQIEKTVVK from the exons ATGTTTACATTTATGAATCCAGTGGAAAACTACATCAAGGAAATTCGGGTTCCTTGTAAACTCGAACCGAGCGAAAGAGCGACAACAACTCTACCGTTCGTGTTCGAGTCTCGGTCGAGTTCTCGAGTTCATTCAGCGCAATCACCGGAAATGAtgtcatcatcttcatcatcatcatcaacgTTTCTACATCCCTTTGCCAGACGACAGGAAATCCCCGCAGTGAAAAAGCAGCTTCATCGGGAGATTGTGTATTTCTTTGGTTGTAACAAAGAG TTTTCCAGAAATAAAGCTGCTGAAAAATACTACAAAGATTTACATACCGTCG GAATTTCTGGGAATTTGGAGAACGAGGCATCGCGCCAGCTTTACCGG TGTTCTACGAATTGCCCCCGCCAACGAATTCTTCTAAAGCGACGCCAAATTGAAAAAACTGTAGTAAAATGA